The genomic region CCACCAGTCCCGCGATTTGCACCACTGCAATCGTTCGGCCATCAGCCATCTCGATCGCAAGCGCGTTGCGTTCATTGTCCTCGCTCGCCTTGTCCAGCGACGCGTTGACAAAGGTCCCCGGCCGGTAGGCCACCGCGGTGATCTTCCCCGCAATCGGCGCGCGGTTCACATGGCAGTTGAAGACGGACATGAAGACGCTGACCCGCATCAGCGCCTCGGGCCCAAGCCCAAGTTCGGGGGGCGGAACCGCGCGTTCGATCAGGCTGACCACCCCATCCGCCGGGCTGACCAGAAGCCCCGCATTCTGCGGCACGGCGCGCTTGGGGTCGCGGAAGAAGTAATAGCACCAGACCGTCAGGCCCGCGCCGATCCAGCCGAGCGGCTCCCACAGCCA from Tabrizicola piscis harbors:
- a CDS encoding phosphatidylserine decarboxylase — encoded protein: MRMVDTFLKPMHPEGWKFVAVFAAITLVLFWLWEPLGWIGAGLTVWCYYFFRDPKRAVPQNAGLLVSPADGVVSLIERAVPPPELGLGPEALMRVSVFMSVFNCHVNRAPIAGKITAVAYRPGTFVNASLDKASEDNERNALAIEMADGRTIAVVQIAGLVARRIMCWKKPGDVVRTGERFGLIRFGSRLDVYLPDGVEPQVALGQTMVAGETVLALIGQDAPARAARIE